A genomic region of Mitsuaria sp. 7 contains the following coding sequences:
- a CDS encoding TolC family outer membrane protein — protein MSAHSMHPDHPARSTHRSRSVLSTMVRLPAIAAALLCAGCCLPAAAEDLLEIYAQARSADPLLAGARAVRGEQQELAVQARAQLLPQWSAQLSESHVRDDGRQHQLTHSLNQVLVDLSRLRSWDAAKTLATAEDARVRAAEADLCARVARAYFGVLTAQATLQTAQAIEDVYGQQVAQAQSRFNVQLSASLDVEQSRAYYELARGTTASVREDLLDARQALAQITGRMPGELKPLAPDLAMVMPDPADPEAWVTQALRDNPSLQAAALAVSAGDQRVAAARAAHLPTLSAGLDGQRLSGPAVAPQDAGRYTTTVGLKLTIPIFAGGATESQKRQAIYQREQLRDDLESARRSMTRETQAQYQAVLSALSQMRTAGAAVQAAEKALASTRSGLDLGLRTLTDLLLSIQTQSNARNAWEQARHRYVLSKLLLQQAAGALGESELASVNTLLNAAPAPQPTSTSTSTSVPAQPVKTLPPVKP, from the coding sequence GTGTCGGCGCATTCGATGCACCCGGATCATCCGGCACGCTCGACGCATCGGTCGCGTTCGGTGCTGTCGACGATGGTCCGGCTCCCGGCGATCGCGGCGGCCCTGCTCTGCGCCGGCTGCTGCCTGCCGGCCGCCGCCGAGGACCTGCTGGAGATCTACGCGCAGGCCCGCTCCGCCGACCCCCTGCTGGCCGGCGCGCGCGCCGTGCGCGGCGAGCAGCAGGAGCTCGCCGTCCAGGCCCGCGCGCAGCTGCTGCCGCAGTGGTCCGCGCAGCTGAGCGAATCCCACGTCCGCGACGACGGCCGCCAGCACCAGCTGACGCACAGCCTGAACCAGGTCCTCGTCGACCTGAGCCGGCTGCGCAGCTGGGACGCGGCCAAGACGCTGGCCACCGCCGAGGACGCCCGCGTGCGCGCGGCGGAAGCCGACCTGTGCGCCCGCGTCGCCCGCGCCTACTTCGGCGTGCTGACCGCGCAGGCCACGCTGCAGACCGCGCAGGCGATCGAGGACGTGTACGGCCAGCAGGTCGCGCAGGCGCAGTCGCGCTTCAACGTGCAGCTGTCCGCCTCGCTCGACGTCGAGCAGAGCCGCGCGTATTACGAGCTCGCGCGCGGCACCACGGCCTCGGTGCGCGAGGATCTCCTGGACGCGCGCCAGGCGCTCGCGCAGATCACCGGCCGCATGCCGGGCGAACTCAAGCCGCTCGCGCCCGACCTCGCGATGGTGATGCCCGACCCGGCCGATCCCGAAGCCTGGGTGACGCAGGCGCTGCGCGACAACCCGTCGCTGCAGGCCGCCGCGCTGGCGGTGAGCGCCGGGGACCAGCGCGTCGCCGCCGCGCGCGCCGCGCACCTGCCGACCTTGAGCGCGGGCCTCGACGGCCAACGCCTGTCCGGCCCGGCCGTCGCGCCGCAGGACGCCGGCCGCTACACGACGACCGTCGGCCTGAAGCTGACGATCCCGATCTTCGCCGGCGGCGCGACCGAGTCGCAGAAGCGCCAGGCGATCTACCAGCGCGAGCAGTTGCGCGACGACCTCGAAAGCGCGCGCCGATCCATGACGCGCGAGACGCAGGCCCAGTACCAGGCGGTGCTGTCCGCGCTGAGCCAGATGCGCACCGCCGGCGCCGCGGTGCAGGCCGCCGAGAAGGCGCTGGCCTCGACGCGCAGCGGCCTGGACCTCGGCCTGCGCACGCTGACCGACCTGCTGCTGTCGATCCAGACGCAGAGCAACGCCCGCAACGCCTGGGAGCAGGCGCGCCACCGCTACGTGCTGTCCAAGCTGCTGCTGCAGCAGGCGGCCGGCGCGCTCGGCGAGTCCGAGCTGGCATCCGTGAACACGCTGCTGAATGCCGCGCCGGCGCCGCAACCGACATCGACATCGACATCGACGTCAGTGCCCGCGCAACCGGTCAAGACCCTTCCGCCCGTCAAGCCGTGA
- a CDS encoding ABC transporter ATP-binding protein — protein sequence MLKMQSLSKVYRTEMIETYALREFNLDVREGEFVAVTGPSGSGKTTFLTIAGLLEAFTGGRYQLDGVDVSGMDDTQRSRMRNEKIGFIFQAFNLIPDLNVLDNIEVPLRYRGMKAAERQQRARDALARVGLSARERHYPAELSGGQQQRVAIARALAGSPRLLLADEPTGNLDSAMARSVMDLLEELHRDGATIVMVTHDPQLAARAQRNVHVIDGQVVDIAAELHMDPELLRAAKPLTPTTPTSA from the coding sequence ATGCTGAAGATGCAATCGCTCTCCAAGGTCTACCGCACCGAAATGATCGAGACCTACGCCCTGCGCGAGTTCAACCTGGACGTGCGCGAAGGCGAGTTCGTCGCGGTGACCGGGCCGTCGGGCTCGGGCAAGACGACCTTCCTGACCATCGCCGGTCTGCTCGAAGCCTTCACCGGCGGCCGTTATCAGCTCGACGGCGTGGACGTCAGCGGCATGGACGACACGCAGCGTTCGCGCATGCGCAACGAGAAGATCGGCTTCATCTTCCAGGCCTTCAACCTGATCCCCGACCTCAACGTGCTGGACAACATCGAGGTCCCGCTGCGCTACCGCGGCATGAAGGCCGCCGAGCGCCAGCAGCGCGCCCGCGACGCGCTGGCCCGCGTCGGGCTGTCGGCGCGCGAGCGCCACTACCCCGCCGAGCTGTCCGGCGGCCAGCAGCAGCGCGTGGCCATCGCCCGCGCGCTGGCCGGCTCGCCGCGCCTGCTGCTCGCCGACGAGCCGACCGGCAACCTCGACAGCGCGATGGCGCGCAGCGTGATGGACCTGCTCGAAGAGCTGCACCGCGACGGCGCCACCATCGTCATGGTCACCCACGATCCGCAGCTCGCCGCCCGCGCGCAGCGCAACGTGCACGTGATCGACGGCCAGGTCGTCGACATCGCCGCCGAGCTCCACATGGACCCCGAGCTGCTGCGCGCCGCCAAGCCCCTCACCCCCACCACGCCGACCTCGGCCTGA
- a CDS encoding efflux RND transporter periplasmic adaptor subunit, protein MIRDTSAQDVPLARPKGRRRLWLALAGAGLLIAAFAAAPAVQRMLGSGNSVSLQRLSVAPVEIGPLVRDVAGEGKVVAAMSPTVYALHGGNLVLKVKAGDKVAKNQLLGVIDSPDLRAKLAQEQSNADALRTEALRAEVDGREQRAALRSAYENAAIDLQTARNDLDRQTKAFDAGAVAGMQVEKARDAMEKARITAAHAQAGLGLKDDSLKFELQSKQQALQRQQLLVKDLERQVAELELHSPVDGQVGQLLVAERANVAAGVGLLTVVDLTALEVQMQVPESFARDLAIGMPGEISGNGRQWKGLVSTVSPEVVNNEVAARLRFDGATPDQLRQNQRLSVRVLLDKRDKVLTVARGSFVEDGGGRFVYVVQDGQAVKRPIRLGAQSLSKVEILEGLKPGEQVIVSGTQSFEGAERVTLSP, encoded by the coding sequence ATGATTCGCGACACCTCCGCACAGGACGTTCCCCTCGCCCGCCCCAAGGGACGCCGCCGCCTCTGGCTGGCGCTGGCCGGCGCGGGACTGCTGATCGCCGCGTTCGCCGCCGCGCCCGCCGTGCAACGGATGCTGGGCAGCGGCAACTCGGTCAGCCTGCAACGCCTGTCGGTGGCCCCCGTCGAGATCGGACCGCTGGTGCGTGATGTCGCCGGTGAAGGCAAGGTCGTCGCCGCGATGAGCCCCACCGTCTACGCGCTGCACGGCGGCAACCTGGTGCTCAAGGTGAAGGCCGGCGACAAGGTCGCGAAGAACCAGTTGCTCGGCGTCATCGACAGCCCCGACCTGCGCGCCAAGCTGGCCCAGGAGCAGAGCAACGCCGACGCGCTGCGGACCGAAGCGCTGCGCGCCGAGGTCGACGGCCGCGAGCAGCGCGCCGCCCTGCGCTCCGCGTATGAGAACGCCGCGATCGACCTGCAGACCGCGCGCAATGACCTCGACCGCCAGACCAAGGCCTTCGACGCCGGCGCCGTCGCCGGCATGCAGGTCGAGAAGGCCCGCGACGCGATGGAGAAGGCCCGCATCACCGCCGCCCACGCGCAGGCCGGCCTCGGCCTCAAGGACGACAGCCTGAAGTTCGAACTCCAGTCCAAGCAGCAGGCGCTGCAGCGCCAGCAGCTGCTGGTGAAGGACCTGGAGCGCCAGGTCGCCGAACTCGAGCTGCACTCGCCGGTGGACGGCCAGGTCGGCCAGTTGCTCGTGGCCGAACGCGCCAACGTCGCGGCCGGCGTGGGCCTGCTCACCGTCGTCGATCTGACCGCGCTGGAAGTGCAGATGCAGGTGCCCGAGAGCTTCGCCCGCGACCTCGCCATTGGCATGCCCGGCGAGATCTCCGGCAACGGCCGGCAGTGGAAGGGCCTGGTCAGCACGGTGTCGCCGGAAGTCGTCAACAACGAGGTCGCCGCGCGGCTGCGCTTCGACGGCGCCACGCCCGATCAGCTCCGTCAGAACCAGCGCCTGTCGGTGCGCGTGCTGCTGGACAAGCGCGACAAGGTGCTGACCGTCGCGCGCGGCAGCTTCGTCGAGGACGGCGGCGGCCGCTTCGTCTACGTCGTGCAGGACGGCCAGGCGGTCAAGCGCCCGATCCGCCTGGGCGCGCAGAGCCTGTCCAAGGTCGAGATCCTGGAAGGCCTCAAGCCCGGCGAGCAGGTCATCGTCTCCGGCACGCAGTCCTTCGAGGGCGCCGAGCGCGTGACCTTGAGTCCGTGA
- a CDS encoding glutamine--tRNA ligase/YqeY domain fusion protein: protein MSSPDKTAGASAPDKTDAAVKPSNFLRAIIERDLEQGFQPARHFGGSPGDAAHHAAGPLDPARIRTRFPPEPNGYLHIGHAKSICLNFGLARDYGGVCHLRFDDTNPEKEEQEYVDAIKEMVAWLGWRWDATDAGGHETSHLFYASNYFDLMYRGAEYLVSQGLAYVDEQSPEDMRANRGDFGTPGTNSPFRDRTPEQHLTRLREMRDGKHPDGSMVLRAKIDMASPNINLRDPALYRIRRATHHNTGDQWCIYPMYTYAHPIEDALECITHSVCTLEFEDQRPFYDWLVEHLAEGGLLARPLPHQYEFGRLNLTYVVTSKRKLRQLVDEGHVDGWDDPRLPTLVGMRRRGYTPEAIRAMVESTGASKTNAWIDYSVLDGYLRADLEGKAARAMAVLDPVKLKLENYAEIFGSADHREPCAAPAHPHVPELGTRAFSLGPELWIEREDFMEVPSKGYHRLFPGNKARLKYGYIIECTGCEKDADGTITAVLAKLVPDTKSGTPGADAVKVKGVITWVGAHEGIATELRLYDRLFTEAQPDAGDRNFLELLNPDAKRVTHGYLEPSLKDAAPDTKVQFERHGYFVADRVDHRAGAPVFNKITGLRDSFAK from the coding sequence ATGTCCAGCCCTGACAAGACCGCCGGCGCTTCCGCGCCCGACAAGACGGACGCCGCCGTCAAGCCCAGCAACTTCCTGCGCGCCATCATCGAGCGCGACCTGGAGCAGGGCTTCCAGCCGGCGCGCCACTTCGGCGGCAGCCCGGGCGACGCGGCGCACCACGCCGCCGGTCCGCTGGACCCGGCCAGGATCCGCACCCGCTTCCCGCCCGAGCCCAACGGCTACCTGCACATCGGCCACGCCAAGTCGATCTGCCTGAACTTCGGCCTGGCGCGCGACTACGGCGGCGTCTGCCACCTGCGTTTCGACGACACCAACCCGGAGAAGGAAGAGCAGGAGTACGTCGACGCGATCAAGGAGATGGTCGCGTGGCTGGGCTGGCGCTGGGACGCCACGGACGCGGGCGGCCACGAGACCTCCCACCTGTTCTACGCCAGCAACTACTTCGACCTGATGTACCGGGGCGCCGAGTACCTGGTGTCGCAAGGCCTGGCCTACGTCGACGAGCAGTCCCCCGAGGACATGCGCGCCAACCGCGGCGACTTCGGCACGCCGGGCACCAACAGCCCCTTCCGCGACCGCACGCCCGAGCAACACCTGACCCGCCTGCGCGAGATGCGCGACGGGAAGCACCCGGACGGGTCCATGGTGCTGCGCGCCAAGATCGACATGGCGTCGCCCAACATCAACCTGCGCGACCCGGCGCTGTACCGCATCCGCCGCGCGACGCACCACAACACCGGCGACCAGTGGTGCATCTACCCGATGTACACCTACGCGCATCCGATCGAGGACGCGCTGGAGTGCATCACCCACAGCGTCTGCACGCTGGAGTTCGAGGACCAGCGCCCGTTCTACGACTGGCTCGTCGAACACCTGGCCGAAGGCGGGCTGCTGGCCCGCCCGCTGCCGCATCAATATGAGTTCGGCCGGCTGAACCTGACCTACGTCGTCACCAGCAAGCGCAAGCTGCGCCAGCTGGTCGACGAGGGCCACGTGGACGGCTGGGACGATCCGCGCCTGCCCACGCTGGTCGGCATGCGCCGTCGCGGCTACACGCCGGAAGCGATCCGCGCGATGGTCGAGAGCACCGGCGCGTCCAAGACCAACGCCTGGATCGACTACTCGGTGCTGGACGGCTACCTGCGCGCCGACCTCGAGGGCAAGGCCGCCCGCGCGATGGCGGTGCTGGATCCGGTGAAGCTCAAGCTCGAGAACTACGCGGAGATCTTCGGCTCGGCCGATCACCGCGAGCCCTGCGCCGCCCCCGCCCATCCGCATGTGCCGGAACTCGGCACGCGCGCGTTCAGCCTCGGCCCGGAACTCTGGATCGAGCGCGAGGACTTCATGGAAGTCCCGTCCAAGGGCTACCACCGTCTGTTCCCCGGCAACAAGGCGCGGCTGAAGTACGGCTACATCATCGAGTGCACCGGCTGCGAGAAGGACGCCGACGGCACCATCACCGCGGTGCTCGCGAAGCTGGTCCCCGACACGAAGAGCGGCACGCCCGGCGCGGACGCGGTCAAGGTCAAGGGCGTCATCACCTGGGTGGGCGCGCACGAAGGCATCGCCACCGAGCTGCGCCTGTACGACCGCCTGTTCACCGAGGCGCAGCCCGACGCCGGCGACCGCAACTTCCTGGAGCTGCTGAACCCGGACGCCAAGCGCGTGACGCACGGCTACCTGGAGCCCTCGCTGAAGGACGCTGCGCCGGACACCAAGGTCCAGTTCGAGCGTCACGGCTACTTCGTCGCCGACCGCGTCGACCACCGCGCGGGAGCGCCGGTGTTCAACAAGATCACCGGGCTGCGCGACAGCTTCGCGAAGTAA
- a CDS encoding LytTR family DNA-binding domain-containing protein, protein MPTALIAEDEELLAAHLRQELKALWPELEVVAMAAHGEEAVTSTLRHRPDVCFFDIRMPGMTGLEAAAQLADDWDDTAAGGTPFPLLVFVTAYDQFALQAFDRAAVDYVLKPVQRERLAQTVSRLKTALAQRQQPPAALASAIEQLRGLLGVATTATTATTATTGGAPADAATSSGASAATAAAAGAAATLRHLQVGVGESIVLVPVDDVVYLEAADKYVRVMTADQEYLVRISLRELLPQLDANRFWQVHRGHIVHVDAIERVLRDDTGKLTLRLRRRPEKLAVSRMYSHLFRAM, encoded by the coding sequence ATGCCCACCGCCCTGATCGCCGAAGACGAAGAACTGCTGGCCGCGCACCTGCGGCAGGAACTGAAGGCGCTCTGGCCCGAGCTGGAGGTCGTGGCGATGGCCGCGCACGGCGAGGAGGCCGTGACGTCGACGCTGCGGCATCGGCCCGACGTCTGCTTCTTCGACATCCGCATGCCCGGCATGACGGGCCTGGAAGCCGCGGCGCAGCTCGCCGACGACTGGGACGACACGGCGGCCGGCGGCACGCCGTTCCCGCTGCTGGTCTTCGTGACCGCCTACGACCAGTTCGCGCTGCAGGCCTTCGACCGCGCGGCGGTGGACTACGTGCTCAAGCCCGTGCAGCGCGAGCGGCTCGCGCAGACGGTCTCGCGATTGAAGACGGCGCTCGCGCAGCGGCAACAACCGCCGGCGGCGCTGGCATCGGCCATCGAGCAGCTGCGCGGTCTGCTGGGTGTCGCAACGACTGCAACGACTGCAACGACTGCAACGACCGGCGGAGCGCCGGCGGACGCCGCGACGTCGTCCGGTGCTTCCGCCGCCACCGCTGCCGCGGCCGGCGCGGCAGCGACGTTGCGCCATCTTCAGGTCGGTGTGGGCGAGTCCATCGTGCTGGTGCCGGTCGACGACGTGGTCTACCTGGAGGCCGCGGACAAGTACGTGCGCGTGATGACCGCCGACCAGGAGTACCTGGTGCGGATCTCGCTGCGCGAACTGCTGCCGCAGCTCGACGCGAACCGGTTCTGGCAGGTGCACCGCGGCCACATCGTGCACGTGGACGCGATCGAGCGCGTGCTCCGCGACGACACCGGCAAGCTGACGCTGCGGCTGCGCCGCCGGCCGGAGAAGCTCGCGGTGAGCCGGATGTACAGCCACCTGTTCCGGGCGATGTGA
- a CDS encoding sensor histidine kinase translates to MSPLPLSPPVRWILRHVLIVLTLTVVVSLSLVAIFNQPLRPTLIYCFFISLFCAASINVLRYGLGWIRWRLLDRFGRAPAEPFDWPGWPLMVLCLLLGTLIGYSLGVEAGNMVTGLQEKSLLSSPLRRVFSVMVIALIPGFGATLFFLSRHRIAAAEARAETLRRQAAETQLRLLESQLEPHMLFNTLANLRVLIGMDAERAQAMLDHLIAFLRATLSASRAERHPLKEEFARIADYLALMQVRMGSRLRFQFELPEALREVPVPPLLLQPLVENAIKHGLEPHVVGGTLRVRATEAEGQLLLDVEDDGAGFDAEAARSPEGGFGTVQVRDRLAVACGPQARLELTRLDLSRPAGGGTRARIRMPLPAPVAISGNALGNASRDASGSASGSGPCVTR, encoded by the coding sequence ATGAGCCCCCTGCCCCTCTCCCCGCCCGTGCGCTGGATCCTCCGGCACGTGCTCATCGTGCTGACGCTGACGGTGGTGGTCTCCCTGTCGCTGGTGGCCATCTTCAACCAGCCCCTGCGCCCGACGCTGATCTACTGCTTCTTCATCTCGCTGTTCTGCGCCGCCAGCATCAACGTGCTGCGCTACGGGCTGGGCTGGATCCGCTGGCGGCTGCTGGACCGCTTCGGCCGCGCACCGGCCGAGCCCTTCGACTGGCCGGGCTGGCCGCTGATGGTGCTGTGCCTGCTGCTGGGCACCCTGATCGGCTACAGCCTGGGCGTGGAGGCCGGCAACATGGTGACCGGCCTGCAGGAGAAGAGCCTGCTCTCCAGCCCCCTGCGCCGCGTGTTCAGCGTGATGGTGATCGCGCTGATCCCCGGCTTCGGCGCGACGCTGTTCTTCCTGTCGCGCCACCGCATCGCGGCCGCCGAGGCGCGCGCCGAGACGCTGCGCCGCCAGGCCGCCGAGACGCAGCTGCGGCTGCTCGAATCGCAGCTGGAGCCGCACATGCTGTTCAACACGCTGGCCAACCTGCGGGTGCTGATCGGGATGGACGCGGAGCGGGCGCAGGCGATGCTGGACCACCTGATCGCCTTCCTGCGCGCGACGCTGTCGGCGTCCCGCGCCGAGCGCCATCCGCTGAAGGAGGAGTTCGCCCGCATCGCCGACTACCTGGCGCTGATGCAGGTCCGGATGGGGTCGCGGCTGCGCTTCCAGTTCGAACTGCCGGAGGCGCTGCGCGAGGTGCCCGTGCCGCCGCTGCTGCTGCAGCCGCTGGTGGAGAACGCCATCAAGCACGGCCTGGAGCCGCACGTAGTCGGCGGCACGCTGCGGGTGCGGGCGACCGAGGCCGAGGGTCAGTTGTTGCTGGACGTCGAGGACGACGGCGCGGGCTTCGACGCCGAGGCGGCGCGGTCGCCGGAGGGCGGCTTCGGCACGGTGCAGGTGCGGGACCGGCTGGCCGTCGCCTGCGGGCCGCAGGCGCGGCTGGAGCTCACCCGGCTGGACCTCTCGCGCCCGGCAGGCGGCGGCACGCGGGCGAGGATCCGCATGCCCCTGCCCGCGCCCGTGGCCATATCCGGAAATGCACTCGGGAATGCATCCAGAGATGCATCCGGATCAGCGTCCGGGTCCGGCCCCTGCGTCACTCGCTGA
- a CDS encoding DUF6622 family protein, with amino-acid sequence MHPTPLQILSHIPGFVWAILAMITYFGIKQSTATAVRAKRLIVLPALWLVFGAWGVEKSFGLDGLPGLAWLAGIVAGVLVLRALRWPGNVRYDAVSRRFLVPGSWVPMALMMGIFVLKFASGMSLALHPDYAHHTVYALSFSAAFGLFSGAFLGRAINILSHRPQTPDAVTA; translated from the coding sequence ATGCACCCCACCCCGCTTCAGATCCTGTCCCACATCCCCGGCTTCGTCTGGGCGATCCTGGCGATGATCACCTACTTCGGCATCAAGCAGAGCACCGCCACCGCCGTGCGCGCCAAGCGCCTGATCGTGCTGCCGGCACTGTGGCTGGTGTTCGGCGCCTGGGGCGTGGAGAAGAGCTTCGGCCTGGACGGCCTGCCGGGCCTGGCCTGGCTCGCCGGCATCGTCGCCGGCGTGCTGGTCCTGCGCGCCCTGCGCTGGCCCGGCAACGTGCGCTACGACGCCGTCAGCCGCCGCTTCCTCGTCCCCGGCAGCTGGGTGCCGATGGCGCTGATGATGGGCATCTTCGTGCTGAAGTTCGCCTCGGGCATGAGCCTGGCGCTGCACCCGGACTACGCCCACCACACCGTCTACGCGCTCAGCTTCAGCGCCGCCTTCGGCCTGTTCAGCGGCGCCTTCCTGGGCCGGGCCATCAACATCCTGTCGCACCGCCCCCAGACGCCCGACGCCGTCACGGCCTGA
- a CDS encoding helicase HerA-like domain-containing protein, with amino-acid sequence MADPILLARHGDIECQLLPALANRHGLITGATGTGKTISLQKLAESFSQMGVPVFMADVKGDLTGISQAGAPSAKLLAVLKERGFEPPVAIACPTTLWDVFGEQGHPVRATVSDMGPLLLSRMLGLNETQGGVLQMVFKIADDHGLALLDLKDLRAMLQHVGDNASEFTTEYGNVSAASVGAIQRGLLQIEAQGGDKFFGEPMLDIHDFMQTSDGLGVINILAADKLMAAPRLYATFLLWMLSELFEALPEVGDLDKPKLVFFFDEAHLLFKDAPAALVERIELVVRLVRSKGVGVYFVTQNPLDIPDTVLGQLGNRVQHALRAFTPRDQKAVKAAADTMRPKPGLDIAMAITELGVGEALISLLDEKGRPAITERVFVLPPGSQIGPITPEQRKALIAGSLVAGVYEKHIDRESAYEKLTGRASTTADAAPQPSQAGSPRGGAGAGSMADEADQAFRRAPTTGRGSAPAPAPAQDDGGGLLGGLKDVLFGSTGPRGGRHEGLAETAAKSALRSIGSSVGREIVRGVLGSLLGGGGSTKRRR; translated from the coding sequence ATGGCCGACCCGATCCTGCTGGCCCGCCACGGCGACATCGAGTGCCAGCTCTTGCCTGCGCTGGCCAACCGCCACGGTCTGATCACCGGCGCCACCGGCACCGGCAAGACGATCAGTCTGCAGAAACTGGCCGAATCGTTCAGCCAGATGGGCGTCCCGGTCTTCATGGCGGACGTCAAGGGCGACCTGACCGGCATCTCGCAGGCCGGCGCGCCGTCGGCCAAACTGCTGGCGGTGCTGAAGGAGCGCGGATTCGAACCGCCGGTCGCCATCGCCTGCCCGACGACGCTCTGGGACGTGTTCGGGGAACAGGGCCATCCGGTGCGCGCGACGGTCTCCGACATGGGGCCGCTGCTGCTGTCGCGGATGCTGGGCCTGAACGAGACCCAGGGCGGCGTGCTCCAGATGGTGTTCAAGATCGCCGACGACCACGGCCTGGCGCTGCTGGACCTGAAGGACCTGCGCGCGATGCTGCAGCACGTGGGCGACAACGCCAGTGAGTTCACGACAGAGTACGGCAACGTCTCGGCGGCCAGCGTCGGCGCGATCCAGCGCGGGCTGCTGCAGATCGAGGCGCAGGGCGGCGACAAGTTCTTCGGCGAGCCGATGCTCGACATCCACGACTTCATGCAGACGTCGGATGGCCTGGGCGTGATCAACATCCTGGCGGCGGACAAGCTGATGGCCGCGCCGCGGCTGTACGCGACCTTCCTGCTGTGGATGCTGTCGGAGCTGTTCGAGGCGCTGCCCGAGGTGGGCGATCTGGACAAGCCCAAGCTGGTGTTCTTCTTCGACGAGGCGCACCTGCTGTTCAAGGACGCGCCGGCGGCGCTGGTGGAGCGCATCGAGCTCGTGGTCCGGCTGGTGCGCTCCAAGGGCGTGGGCGTCTATTTCGTGACGCAGAACCCGCTGGACATCCCGGACACGGTGCTGGGCCAGCTCGGCAACCGGGTGCAGCACGCGCTGCGCGCGTTCACGCCGCGCGACCAGAAGGCGGTCAAGGCGGCGGCGGACACCATGCGTCCGAAGCCGGGGCTGGACATCGCGATGGCGATCACCGAGCTGGGCGTCGGCGAGGCGCTGATCAGCCTGCTCGACGAGAAGGGCCGGCCGGCGATCACCGAGCGGGTGTTCGTGCTCCCGCCGGGCAGCCAGATCGGACCGATCACGCCGGAGCAGCGCAAGGCGCTGATCGCTGGCTCGCTGGTGGCCGGCGTCTACGAGAAACACATCGACCGCGAGTCGGCCTATGAGAAGCTGACCGGCCGGGCGTCCACGACGGCCGATGCGGCGCCGCAGCCGTCGCAAGCGGGTTCGCCGCGCGGCGGTGCCGGGGCTGGGTCGATGGCCGATGAGGCAGACCAGGCCTTCCGTCGCGCGCCGACGACGGGCAGGGGCAGTGCGCCCGCCCCCGCGCCGGCACAGGACGACGGTGGCGGCCTGCTCGGCGGGCTGAAGGACGTGCTGTTCGGCAGCACCGGACCCCGAGGCGGGCGTCACGAGGGGCTGGCGGAGACTGCAGCCAAGTCGGCGCTGCGCAGCATCGGATCGTCGGTCGGTCGGGAGATCGTCCGCGGCGTGCTGGGCAGCCTGCTGGGCGGCGGCGGGTCGACCAAGCGTCGGCGCTGA
- a CDS encoding YebC/PmpR family DNA-binding transcriptional regulator yields MAGHSKWANIQHRKGRQDEKRGKVWTRLTREIIVSARAGGADIAMNPRLRLAIEKAKAANMPADNIKRNVDKATGNLDGVTYEEIRYEGYGIGGAAIIVDCMTDNRVRTVAEVRHAFSKYGGNLGTEGSVAFQFKHCGQLVFAPGTSEDKVMEVALEAGAEDVLTDDDGAIEVLTSPADYEAVKNALEAAGLKAEIAEVTMRAENTIELAGEDAARMQKLLDVIEDLDDVQDVYNNASLSE; encoded by the coding sequence ATGGCAGGGCATTCCAAATGGGCGAACATCCAGCACCGCAAGGGCCGCCAGGACGAGAAGCGCGGCAAGGTCTGGACCCGTCTGACGCGTGAAATCATCGTGTCCGCGCGCGCCGGCGGCGCCGACATCGCGATGAATCCGCGCCTGCGCCTCGCGATCGAGAAGGCCAAGGCCGCCAACATGCCGGCCGACAACATCAAGCGCAACGTCGACAAGGCCACCGGCAACCTCGACGGCGTGACCTACGAGGAAATCCGCTACGAGGGCTACGGCATCGGCGGCGCCGCGATCATCGTGGACTGCATGACCGACAACCGCGTCCGCACGGTCGCCGAAGTCCGTCACGCCTTCAGCAAGTACGGCGGCAACCTGGGCACCGAAGGCTCGGTGGCCTTCCAGTTCAAGCATTGCGGCCAACTGGTGTTCGCGCCGGGCACCTCGGAAGACAAGGTCATGGAAGTCGCGCTGGAAGCCGGCGCCGAGGACGTCCTGACCGACGACGACGGCGCCATCGAGGTGCTGACCTCGCCCGCCGACTACGAAGCCGTCAAGAACGCGCTCGAAGCGGCCGGCCTGAAGGCCGAGATCGCCGAAGTCACGATGCGCGCCGAGAACACCATCGAGCTGGCCGGCGAAGATGCCGCCCGCATGCAGAAGCTGCTGGATGTGATCGAAGACCTGGACGACGTCCAGGACGTCTACAACAACGCGAGCCTGTCCGAATGA